A DNA window from Arachis duranensis cultivar V14167 chromosome 3, aradu.V14167.gnm2.J7QH, whole genome shotgun sequence contains the following coding sequences:
- the LOC107479837 gene encoding uncharacterized protein LOC107479837: MAYQNQNQSQQRRDQFKPLAPFISSSPSPPPSPFNTSHHAISEMQIRRIKRALCCCGCITALFCIVAVILIVLSFTVYNVTDPEVRLNGVTIINGTLNLKANATSPSPSGDVTLLADLSVKNRNSFAFRYGTTTTTVYYEGRGIGEGTIPPGKTKGKRTMRFNVTMQVVAQKLVDAPGLRSDVEDDQAVNISSYARIDGKVKVLNLFYRKVVVLLNCTVEYNVTTGHILHGDNCFNDIRL; encoded by the coding sequence ATGGCTTATCAGAATCAGAACCAGAGCCAGCAGCGGAGGGATCAATTCAAACCATTAGCTCCATTCATATCATCGAGTCCCAGTCCCCCTCCCAGTCCCTTCAACACTAGCCACCATGCCATTTCCGAAATGCAAATCCGTCGCATCAAGAGAGCCCTCTGTTGTTGCGGCTGCATCACTGCCCTCTTCTGCATAGTCGCAGTCATACTCATAGTTCTTAGCTTCACCGTTTATAACGTCACGGATCCAGAGGTGAGGCTCAACGGCGTTACAATCATCAACGGAACCCTAAACCTAAAGGCAAACGccacttctccttctccttctggTGACGTCACGCTTCTCGCTGACTTGTCCGTGAAAAACCGAAACTCCTTCGCCTTCAGGTACGGCACCACAACCACAACAGTTTATTACGAGGGCAGGGGAATCGGCGAGGGAACGATTCCGCCGGGGAAGACGAAAGGGAAGAGGACAATGAGGTTTAACGTGACGATGCAAGTGGTGGCGCAGAAGCTGGTGGACGCGCCGGGGCTGAGGAGCGACGTTGAGGACGATCAGGCAGTGAATATAAGCAGTTACGCTCGGATTGATGGGAAGGTGAAGGTTCTAAATTTGTTCTACAGAAAAGTTGTGGTTCTTTTGAATTGCACAGTTGAATACAACGTCACCACTGGCCATATCTTGCATGGTGACAACTGCTTCAACGATATTAGATTGTAG